The Andreesenia angusta nucleotide sequence GGTGATGAAGTAATAGTACCATCTATGACATTTGTGGCCTCAGTCAATCCGATTATATATGTAGGGGCAGAGCCTGTATTTGTAGACGTAGATAGAGACACGTATGTAATGAACGCTGAAAAAATAGAAGAGCTTATAACAGATAGAACCAAGGCAATAATTCCTGTACACATATACGGTCATCCTGTAGATATGGACAGAGTAAACGAAATAGCAAAAAAGCATAACCTTTTCGTTATAGAAGATGCGACTGAAAGCCTGGGATCGACTTATAAAGGAAAACATACAGGAACCATAGGGGACTTTGGTTGTTTCAGCTTTAATGGAAATAAGCTTATAACCACTGGAGCAGGAGGTATGCTAGTAACGGATAACAAAGATTTGGGAGAAAGAGCTAAGTATCTATCAAATCAAGCAAAGACGATAGAGCCGAATGGAGATATGGTACACTTAGACATAGGATATAATTTTAGAATGCCAAATATACTTGCAGCTATGGGGTGCGCCCAGTTAGAGAAGATAGAGGAGTATATAGAGGCTAAAGAATATAATGCAGAATGTTATAACGAACGCTTAAAAGAAGTAACTGGGATAACACTACCAATCCAAAAGGATGGATCTTTCAACGTAAATTGGCTATATGCTATTTTAATAGAAGATCAATTTGGTACAAGCAGAGATGAATTGATACAAAAAATGAAAGAATGTGGAATAGAGACAAGGCCATTCTTTCATCCTCTACATGAGATGGAACTTTATAAAAAGTATAAACGAGGGAGCATGGAAATTACTGAAGAGT carries:
- a CDS encoding LegC family aminotransferase, which codes for MIPLCIPKVSGNEWKYIKNCLDTNWISSVGSYVNKFEEQFKEYVNSKSAIVTMNGTSALQLALLTLGIGKGDEVIVPSMTFVASVNPIIYVGAEPVFVDVDRDTYVMNAEKIEELITDRTKAIIPVHIYGHPVDMDRVNEIAKKHNLFVIEDATESLGSTYKGKHTGTIGDFGCFSFNGNKLITTGAGGMLVTDNKDLGERAKYLSNQAKTIEPNGDMVHLDIGYNFRMPNILAAMGCAQLEKIEEYIEAKEYNAECYNERLKEVTGITLPIQKDGSFNVNWLYAILIEDQFGTSRDELIQKMKECGIETRPFFHPLHEMELYKKYKRGSMEITEELKGKGLCLPSSVDLKSEEIEKVCKALR